From the genome of Alcanivorax sp.:
GATCGGCACGGCATGTTTTGCACCGCCAGATTCATGAACGAAGTGCGATTCGCAGAGCATCTCGCCGGGAACGATCATCAACAGCAGTTCCTGCTGCCGGGCCTGGCTGGTGCTGCCGGCCTTGTCCAGATGGGCGCGCACGCCGATGACGGCGGTGAAGGGTTCGGCGGTTTCGCCCTTGGTGGGGTGGAAGACGCCGGCGATGTAGCCATCGCTGTCGTACGGGCGGGCGTAGGCGCCGTCGTCACAGCCGAGCACGTAGGAGGCCAGGGTGCGCACCTGTTTGCCGCCACGGCCGCGCTGGGTGGTTTCGTCCTGCCCCGGGTTGTAGTTGAACAGGTTGTCGTGGGCGGCGGTCATCAGGGTTTGCAGGGCGTCGGCGGCGGTGGTCTTGCCGGAGCCGTTGCCGCCGGAGAACAGGTTCACCGGGCCGTATTCCAGTTCGCCGGGGGGCAGGTTGCCCCAGTTGACGGTGATGGAGCGTTTTAAAAACATGGGTGGACCTGTTTGCGATTTTTTGTGGGAGCGTGCTTGCACGCGAATTGGGCGTTATTCGCTTGCAAGCAAGCTCCCACAGTCAGAATGAGTGTGGGGTGCGTTGTTGGGTTGTTTGGTTTTGTGTGGGAGCTAGCCTGCTGGCGATGGGGGGGAGAATCGCTTGCAGGCATACCGCAAGGGCACAGAGAGCTCCCACTGTTGGTCGGTTTTTTTGTAGGAGCGTCGCTCGAGCCGCGAAGCGCACTGCACCACCTTCGCAATCCCCTTCGCGGCTCGAGCGCCGCTCCTACGGGGAGGTGTTGGGTGGTTTCAATGTGGGAGCTGGCCTGCTGGCGATGGGGGGAGGAATCGCTTGCAGGCAAGCTCCCACATGGGGTTTCTCCAGGGCGAAGAGAGTTCCCAGGGGTGAGGGTTCTGCATTTGGGCAAAATCAAAGGATCGCCTGCAGGCAGGCTCCTACGGAGAGTGTAGGACTGGATCATTGCTGGTCCTCCTCCGGGGGTTCTTCGGCGTCGTCGTTGCTGGCGGGTTTGTTGTCTTCGCCTAGCAGTTGTGAGAGGACGGTGTCGGTGACCAGGCTGGTGATGTCCGGGCGGATGGTGAGCCAGGTTTCGTTGTCTTCCAGGCTGTTGTCACCGTCGCTGCGGATCAGGCGCAGTTGGCGCATGCGGCGAAACAGGGCGTCGCGTTCGGTGCGGCCTTCCGGGAGCGGGCGGCCGAGCAGGTTCTTGCTGGCCAGGTTGATGGCTTCCAGGGGCAGGGTGGCCTGGCCGTGTTCGTCGATCTGGCCGTCGCGCAGGGATTTGTCGTATTCGGCGCGCAGCACCAGGATCAGGGCCACTTCCTGCTGGCTGAGGCGATTGCGCAGGCCGCTGTTGAAGCCGTCGTCGGTGTCCGCTTCGCCGGGGATTTCGGCACCGGGTGGGAACAGGCGCAGGGAGGTGAAGCGGCGCTCGTGGTGCAGACGGATGTGCAGCACGCTCAGGTAGTCTTCCACCAGCTCGGGAATTTGCAGGTAGCGGTCGTAGAGTTCTGCTTCCTTCTTGCTTTCGCTGCGGCACAGCACGCCGTGATCCAGCAGGCGGATCATCAGTTCCGAGAATTGCGCCTGAGTGACGCCACGGGCGTTGAGGGCTTCACTCAGGGCGTGTTGTAGCGGTGCTTGGCTCATCGTGCTCCAGTTCCAGCAGGAAACCATCACGACGGACGAAGTAGTGTTCGTCGGTGATGGGGTCGGTGGGGGTAATGCGCAGGCGGAAGCCGTTGGCGGCGTGGTCGGCGCTGCCCAGTTCGATCACGTGGCTCAGAGCCAGCAGGTCGCGGGCGTTATTGATGGGCAGGTCGCGGTTGTCGATGCGGCGGCTGGCGCCAAGGGCATCGCGCAGGTAATCGCGCAGGGCGCCACCATTGATGTTGAAGGCCTTTTCCAGCAGTTGCTGGGTGGCCAGCTCGCGCAGGGTGGCGGCGTCCGGGTCGTCCAGTTCCACCATGCGGCTGTGCACCACCCGCTGGCTGCGTTGTTCGCGCAGGCGTACCTGGGCCGGGTCGATAAAGCCCAGGTGCAGGCTGGCGAGGGCATCGCCGGCTTGCTGCAGTCGTTGGTTGTAAGTGGCTTCATCCAGCTCGGACAGTTCCTTGCACAGGCCGACGATGTCGTTGTGCTTCTGGCTGTGCAGGTAGCTGAGCTGGCGGATGATGATATCGGCCCGGCGGGTGAAGCCCTGCAGGGTGCGGCGCAGGGCCGGCAGCATGATTTCCGAGGCGTTGCGCATGCGCGTGTCGATGCTGTCCAGCAGCTGGAACAGTACCGAAGCGTCCTGGCTGACGATCAGGTCCGGGGCCAGGCGGCGCAGTTCCTTTTCGGCGTTGGCCTTCCAGGCTTTGGGTTTGCGTTTGATCTTTTCGATGGCGCTGTGGATGCGGTCGCGATGCTTTTCCACGCTGTCGGCGGACATGCGGATGGCCACGTCCGGCTGGAAGCGTTTTTCCATGAAGTCGAAGAACTGATCGCTGGCCTGTTGCACCAGTTGTTGCGCTTCCACTTCCTTCACCAGTTCCCGTTTGCGTTCTTCCAGCTCGGCGATGATGTCGGTGAAGTCGGCGATGATGCGCTCGGAGTGTTCGTGGGCATCGAGCAGATCGTAGACCTCGCCGCGATCCACAAAGGCGGCCAGAGCATTGAGGGTGTTACGGGTGTTGCGGTGGCGGGTGCGTACGCTGCGCCCATCCACTTCCGCCAGGGTCTGGGTGAACAGGCGGCCGGTGCGGCTGAACGGGTAGGTGGACTGGAAGGAGGCTTCGTCCTTGTCCCGCTTCAGCCAGCCGTGTTCCACCAGCAGGTTGAGAATCCAGCCGGCCTGCTCGCGATTGTTGCGAAAGCGGCCGCCGTCTTCGTCGCCGTCCAGCAGTGGCGCCCGTTCCAGGGCTTCGCTGAACACATCCAGCACCTGATCACGCTTGAGCGATTCGCCGTAGTCCGCCTTGGCGCTGTACAGCCGCTCATGCAGCAGGCGCAGGCATTCGATGACCTGTTCGCGGTACTTGCCGGTGAGGGGCTTGAAGAATTGGGCGCGCTCGTCGCTGAAAAACATGGCTCGCTTTCTGGTGTTGGAAGGCGTCGGGGTAATAGGCCATTTAATCAGGTTGAGCGGGGGGCTCCAAGGGGGTTGTTACCTGAAGGAGTAAGGGCGAGCCACACTTTCGTCTGCAGGCAGACGCCCACGGCAAACACGGGGTTGTTCCTACAGCGTTTGCCGGCTTTGGCTGACAGCTCCCGGCTGTTGGGGCGGATTAGGCTGTGTCTTCGCAACGGATGAGATAGATGCAATGGAGGTGCGTGATGCCCAGAGACCGGCACGGTGATTGGGAAGTGGAAGTGGCGCTGTTGTATGCACAAGCCAATGGCTGGCGGGTGGAGCCGGGGGCGGGCCCCGCGCATGGGCGGTTACGGCGCCTGGAGAATGGCAAGGAGAATGGAAAGGAGAGTGGGGACGTGGCGTTCTCAGTGATGTGTATCTGGCAGGCGCCCAAGAGTGCCCATCGCCATGCCATGCAGATTCGTCGCGCCGTGGACCAGTCGATGCAGGGTGGTGGTCGGGAGGGGCTGTGGCATGGGCGAGTATGAATTTACGCTACGTTATCTGTTGCCCACCGGGCTGCCGGCGGAGGTACTGGAGCAGCGGCTCTTTGAGGGTGGCTGTGCTGATGCCTTGTTGGGGCTGGGGCAGAAAGGACGGCTGACGCTGGCCTTTACTCGTCCGGCGCCCACGGCAAAGGCGGCGGTGATCAGTGCGTTGCGGGATGTGGTGGCTTCCTTGCCCGAGGGGCGCCTGGTTGAGGTGGGGCCGGACTGGGTGGGCATGAAAGAGCTGGCGTTCTTGCTGAAATGCAGTCATGAATATCTGGTTTCGCTGATTGGCGATAATGTGGCCACGTTTCCGTTGCCCCTGCATGCGGGCAAGGCCGGCTTATGGCATCTGGCGGAGGTGCTGGGCTGGTTTGCCGAGCATCAGGGCAAGGCGGTGGATGAATGCCTGCGGGAGGTGGCCATATTCAACCGCACCTTCAATGTGGCGAAGGATTTCCGTCTGCTGGATACGGCACAGCGCCAGCAGATGGTGCTGTTGGCGGGGGTGGCGTCAGCAGAGGAGTGATGCTGGTGGGGCCGCACGGTATGCATGCTTTCGCCTGATTGGGTTGTGGCTTGGGTGGGCGACGGAAAGGCTGTATTCGTTCAGCAAGCTGAATCTCCCACGGTGCCCGGACCACCTGGTCGAAAATCGTCCCAGACATACCCTGATGCGACTGTTTGCTTCGAAGGTGGACTTGCAGGCGGCAGCCCGGGCGTTGGCGCAGTGGCGCGTGTGCCCGGTTTGGTCAATTATTCGATATTCTGGATCTGCTCCCTCATCTGCTCGATGAGCACCTTGAGTTCCACCGCGGCCGCGGTGGTTTCACTATCCACGGATTTGCTGGCCAGGGTGTTGGCTTCGCGGTTGAGTTCCTGCATGAGGAAGTCCAGGCGCCGGCCGATGTGGCCGCCTTTCTTGACGATGCGGCGTACTTCGCTGACGTGGGTGACCAGCCGATCCAGTTCTTCGTCCACGTCCATCTTCTGGGCCTGCATCACCAGTTCCTGCTCCAGGCGATCCGGGTCCGGCGATTCCACCACATCCTGAATGCGCTTGCGCAGGCGCTCACGCTGGGCCTCCTTGATGCGCGGGATGGCGGCTTTGACGATGTCCACCTGGGTCATGATGCCGTCCAGGCGGTCGATGATCAGCTTGCCGAGCTGCTCGCCTTCCCGGGCGCGGGTGTCGATCAGGGCCTTGAGGGCGTCGTCGAGCAGGGTGAGGGCTTCTTTCTGCAGCAGTTCCACGTCCAGTTCCCGGGTGCTGAGCACGCCCGGGTAGCGCAGGATTTCCATGGGGTTTACCTGGCCGGAGTGCTGTACCAGGTCACCCACCCGGCGGGAGACGTCGGAGAGTTTCTTCACCAGGGGTTCGTTGAGTTCCAGTTCCACGTCGCTCTCGATCAGCTGGTAGCGCAGGGTGATTTCTACCTTGCCGCGGGCCAGGGCCTGGCGGCACTTTTCCCGGGCGCCATTTTCCAGCGCGCGCAGGGTGTCCGGCAGGCGCGGGCTCACTTCCAGATAGCGATGGTTCACGGACTTGATCTCCCAGGCCAGGCTGAAGCCTTCCAGGTGACGGTCGGCGCGGGCAAAGGCGGTCATGCTGCAGATCATGGATGAACCTCGTTGTTATCCGTGGAATGGGGCGCCCGGGGATGTGGGAGCCTGCCTGCATGCGAAAGGCAGTTTCGAGCCTCGAGAAGCGAGTTTCGAAAGGCAAAACCCGGTGGTCGGAAAGCCCGGTTTTCGCAACTCGAAACTCGTCACTCGCTTCTGGTCTTGTTTTCGCTTGCAGGCAAGCTCCCACAGGGTTAACAGCAGGGCGGTGCCGGTTCTCTAGTCTAGTCGTAACGGGGGTGGGTGCAAGGAAGGCATTGGCGCCGGTGTTTGCTACAATGGCCAGCCTTTCGTTTTTCACTGATTCAGGAGATCCCATGCGTCCTTCCGGTCGAGCCAATGATGAGCTGCGTGAACTGAGCTTTACCCGTGATTACACCGTTCACGCCGAAGGCAGTGTGCTGGTGGCGTTCGGGAACACCAAGGTGCTGTGCACCGCCTCTGTAGAAGAGGGCGTGCCGCGCTTTCTCAAGGGCAAGGGCCAGGGCTGGCTGACGGCAGAATACGGCATGCTGCCCCGTTCCACCCATACCCGTTCCGGGCGGGAAGCCTCCCGTGGCAAGCAGGGTGGCCGTACCCTGGAGATTCAGCGCCTGATCGGCCGTTCCTTGCGGGCGGCGGTGGATCTGAGCAAGTTGGGTGAGCGCACCATTTATCTGGATTGCGACGTGCTTCAGGCGGACGGGGGTACCCGAACCGCGTCCATTTCGGGAGCCTGTGTGGCACTGGTGGATGCCTTTACCCATCTGCTGGAGACCAAAAAGATCAAGGATGACCCGCTCAATGGCCTGGTGGGTGCGGTATCCGTGGGCGTCTACAAGGACACCCCGGTGCTGGATCTGGACTACGCTGAAGATTCCAACGCGGGCACCGACATGAACGTGGTAATGACCCAGCAAGGCGGCTTTATCGAGATCCAGGGCTCCGCAGAGGGTGCGCCCTTTACCCGTGAGCAGTCCGATACCCTGCTGGGCCTGGCCGAGAAGGGCATCAACGAGATCATCAAGGCACAACAAGACGCGCTGGGTTGGTAAGCCATGAGCATGAAAAACTACAAGAAGCATTTTTTGCGTTTTGCCCAGGAGCGTGAGGCGCTGAAATTTGGCGAGTTCACGCTCAAGTCCGGCCGTACCAGCCCGTATTTCTTCAATGCGGGCACTTTCAATACCGGTGAGGCACTGGCCCGACTCGGCCGCTACTATGCGGATGCGATCATGGCATCTGGCCGGAAATACGATATGTTGTTCGGGCCGGCCTATAAAGGCATCCCGCTGGTGGCGGCGGTGTCTGTGGCGCTGGCCGAGCACCATGGCCAGGATTTGCCCTGGGCATTCAACCGCAAGGAAGCCAAGGATCATGGCGAGGGCGGTTGGCTGGTGGGGGCGCCCCTGCAGGGCCGGGTGCTGGTGATTGATGATGTGATTACCGCAGGGACGGCCATCCGTGAGGTGGCGGCCCTGTTCGAAAAGACTGAAGCAACCATGGCGGGGGTCATGGTGGCGCTGGATCGCCAGGAATGTGGCAATGGAGAGCCTTCCGCGGAGGGAAAAGGGCTGTCTGCGATCCAGGAAGTCGAAAAGACCTTAGGGGTGCCAGTGGGCAGTATCGTCTCCATGGGCGATATCATTGACTGGCTTGAGCAGCTACCGGATAGTGAGGATCGCGTTATGCAAATGCGCGCCTACCGGGGGCGCTACGGAGTGGAATAAGAATGAAGAAGCTTGTCCTGGTGCTGGCACTGGCGGTGTCGGCACCGCTGTGGGCCCGGTCAGGAAAACTGGCCAGTGAAGTGATGCCGCAAGGCGCCTATTTTCGTCACGTCACCCCGGATGGGGTGGTGCATCTCAATCGTACCCTGAGAACAGAGGCCATCGAGAATGGCTATCAGCTTCTGGACAGCCATGGCCGGGTGCTGGAAGAAGTGGAAGGGGTGGAACTGAATGACGAAGAGGCGCGCAAGATGCGTCTGGAACAGGCGCGCCAGGCCCGTGAAGACAAGGAACTTCTGCGACTCTATGCCGGCCCGGATGACGCGGTGCGTGCCCGGGATCGCAAGATTGATGCGCTGGAGTTGAGCATCAGCTACGAGGAAAACAATCTGGCCCAGCTGCAAATGAAGCTGGACGACGAGATTGCCGTGGCGGCGCGCAGCGAGCGCGCCGGCAAGAAGGTCCCCAAGGGAGTGAAAGAGGCGATTGACCGGCTCAAGCGTCAAATTGCCAGCTCCGAAGAAAAGCTGGCGGAGTTTGACCGGGAGATCGATGAGGCGGGCGAGGAGTTTGCCCCGATCATCAAGCGCTTGAAAGAGATTGAGAACGAAGAGTAACGCTGCACGCATCATGCTTCACCGGGCACGCTCGCGGTGCAGGTGAAGATAGCAGCAAGGAAAGAGGCCGCGCCCAGTATTCGGGTGCGGCCTTTTTTTTGCCCGCTTCGCGGGTGTCAGACGCTGGACGCCTGACGATAAAAGCTGAAACCATACCTTTTTCACCACAGAGGACGCAGAGTGCACAGAGAAAGACCGTCTTTCCTCAGTGAGCGCTGTGTCCTCTGTGGTAAATCTGCCTGTAACGGCGATGGCAAAAGCGCGGACTACCCTGACGAGCACAAGCACTACGCTGCTAAGGGGTAGCTCTGGATTTTATGTGGGAGCGTGCCTGCACGCGATGCGGCATCGCCAACCGCACAATCGTTTGCAAGCAAACTCCCACAGAAGATATGGCAGCCCAACCGCCGTAGGAGCCAGCCTGCTGGCGATGGTGGGGTGATCTGAAGCCCTTCGCCTGTGGGCAGGCTGATGGGGTTTCATTTGCTGTAGGCGTTCCTCTGGAGGGGCGAAGGTTTTCTGGCCGGGAGGTTCGCCCCTCGAGAGGGGGCTCCTACAAAAAAGGGGCAGCTCTGGATTTTATGTGGGAGCGTGCTTGCACGCGATGCGGCATCGCCAACTGCACAATCGTTTGCAGGCAAACTCCTACAGAAGAGAGGGTAGCCCGACTTTCACTGTGGGAGTTTGCTTGCAAACGAAGAGGTTTGTGTTCAGGGCCAAATCGTAATTTTCGGGGAGATAGTAAAAAGCCGCACCCTGTCGTTGGGGCGCGGCTTCTGTGGTTCAGGCTGGCGACAAAGTTGCCGTCGCGATGTTGAGAGCTGCGTGCAGCGTCTCTTTACCTGAACAGGGTGGGGACAAGCAGTTCCCATTGGGCTGGCCAGTCCTGGCTGGGCTTTTGCTTGAAGCCGGAACGGACGAACTGGGCGATACGCCCTTCCACCACGGCCAACAACAGGTTGGCGGTGATAGTGGGGGTGGCGATGGTGCGCAGGCCTTCCTTGAATTCGGCGTCGCGCAGTACCTGTTTGACCTGGTTTTCCACCCGGTCGTAGAACTGCTGGATGCGCTGGTGCAGGCGTTCGTTCTCGCCGGTAAGGGCATCGCCGGTGAGTAGTCGGGTGATACCCGGGTTACGCTCGGTGAAAGCCAGCATCAGGGTGAGGATCTGCTCCACCTGGCTGGTGGCGTTGCCTTCTTCGGTGATGCGGTTGATGCGCGAGAAGATGGCATCTTCGATAAAGCTGATCAGCCCTTCGAACATTTTCGCCTTGCTGGGAAAATGCCGATACAGCGCCGCCTCTGAGACCCCCACTTCCCGTGCCAGGCCAGCGGTGGTAATCCGCCCGCCAGGGCCGGCTTCGAGCATGTGGGCGAGCGACTGCAGAATCTGCTCTTTACGCGACGGTTTTTTTTCAGTCATCAAATGTCGTTCCCGTTTTAAGCTGCAAGCGACAAGCTTCAAGCTGCAACGCGAGTGTGGCTGTGAGGTATATCACATGCTGTGCCCGCGCCCAATGTTACTAGCCTTCTGCGGCATTTTTTTTATCCGTGTTGTAGCGGCTTTAGCGGCAATCCCCTTTGCCGCGGGTGTTAGTTGAAAGTTCAAAGTTTAAAGTTGAAACGCGTATTGATGCCTTTGGTTCTGCCTGGCCGTGCCCGCGTTTTCCGGTAAGGGCGCGGGTGCCGACCTTTCAAAAGCCAACAACGTCTGGCGCGCTTTTCAACTTTGAACTTTAAACTTTCAACTCGTCGTTCATCGCCATGCAAGCATGGGCTCCTACAGGAGCGGTGTTGTCTTTCCTCACAGCTGGCAGCTCAAAGCTCCCAGCTGTTTTTTCAGTCTTTGCTGATCAGGGTACCGATACCCTTGTCGGTGAGAATCTCCAGCAGTACCGCATGGGAGACTCGCCCGTCGATGATGTGCGAGGTATGCACGCCATTCTGTACCGCTTCCAGGGCGCAGCCGATCTTGGGGAGCATGCCGCCGTGGATGGTGCCGTCGTTGATCAGTTCATTGACCCGGTCGGCGGTGAGACCGGTGAGCACCTTGCCTTGCTTGTCTTTCAGGCCGGCCACATTGGTCAGCAGGATCAGCTTCTCGGCGCGTAGCACTTCGGCCACCTTGCCGGCCACCAGATCCGCATTGATGTTGTAGCTGATACCGTCGTCATCCACCCCGATGGGGGCGATGACCGGAATGAAATCACTGCCGGCAATCAGGTCGATGATCTTGGTGTCGATGCCCTGCACTTCGCCCACGTGACCGATGTCGATGATCTCGGAGGTTTTCAGGGCCGGGTTGTCTTCGTCCTGGGCCTTGAGCAACATTTTGCGTGCCTTGATCAGGCGCCCGTCCTTGCCGGTGAGGCCAATGGCCTGGCCACCGTTGTGCTGGATCAGGTTGACGATGTCCTTGTTGACCAGGCCGCCGAGGACCATTTGCACCACATCCATGGTTTCGCGGTCGGTGACGCGCATGCCCTGAATGAATTTGGATTCCTTGCCCAGGCGCTCCAGCAGGCTGCCGATCTGCGGGCCTCCACCGTGGACGATGACCGGGTTGATGCCCACCTGCTTCATCATCACCACGTCACGGGCGAAGCTGTTTTTCAGCTCGTCGTTTTCCATGGCGTTGCCGCCGTACTTGATCACGACGGTGGTGCCGGCAAAGCGTTGGATATAGGGCAACGCCTCAATCAGAACGCGGGCAATGTCATGCGCGCTGGTGGTGTCCATTGGTGCTCCTCGGGAATTGACGATTGCCGGGGAGTTTAAAGTTTAAAGTTCAAAGTTGAAACGCGAGTTAGTGCCGTCGGTTCTGTCTGGCCGTGCCCGCGTTTTCCGGTAAGGGCGCGGGTGCTGACCTTTCAAAACCCAACAACGTCCGGCGCGCTTTTTAACTTTGAAGTGTAAACTTTCAACTCCTCAGCGGCATGATTCTACCTCAAAACGGCAGGGTGAGGGTCTCGTCTACCGCCTTGAGCTGGTTGCGGAACATGGTTTTAACCCGTTGCAGGGCCTCTTCGTCCCGGCCTTCGAAACGTGCCACCAGCGAGGCGGTGGTGTTGGACGCCCGCACCAGCCCCCAGCCATCAGGGAAGTCGATACGCAGTCCGTCGATGGTGGTGGCCCGGCCACCGGGGAACTGCTCGGCCCGGGCAGTGAGAGCCTCCACCAGCGGGAACTTGCGCTCCTCCTCGACTTCCACATAAAGGGCGGGGGTGGTGATGCCGGTTTTCAAACCGCTGAAAACCTGGCTGGCCGGGTCGTCCAGGAGTGACAGGATCTCCAGCAGACGGCCGCCGGCATACATGCCGTCGTCGCAGCCGAACCAGCGATCGGCAAAGAAGATGTGACCACTGATCTCTCCACCCAATGGGGCGCCGGTTTCTTTCATCTTGGCCTTGATCAGGGAATGGCCGGTCTTGTACATCAGCGGCCGGCCGCCGCTCTTGCGGATCACGGCGGGCAGGGCGCGGGTGCATTTCACGTCGAAGAGGATGTCGGCGCCGGGGGA
Proteins encoded in this window:
- a CDS encoding DUF4194 domain-containing protein → MSQAPLQHALSEALNARGVTQAQFSELMIRLLDHGVLCRSESKKEAELYDRYLQIPELVEDYLSVLHIRLHHERRFTSLRLFPPGAEIPGEADTDDGFNSGLRNRLSQQEVALILVLRAEYDKSLRDGQIDEHGQATLPLEAINLASKNLLGRPLPEGRTERDALFRRMRQLRLIRSDGDNSLEDNETWLTIRPDITSLVTDTVLSQLLGEDNKPASNDDAEEPPEEDQQ
- a CDS encoding Wadjet anti-phage system protein JetA family protein, with product MFFSDERAQFFKPLTGKYREQVIECLRLLHERLYSAKADYGESLKRDQVLDVFSEALERAPLLDGDEDGGRFRNNREQAGWILNLLVEHGWLKRDKDEASFQSTYPFSRTGRLFTQTLAEVDGRSVRTRHRNTRNTLNALAAFVDRGEVYDLLDAHEHSERIIADFTDIIAELEERKRELVKEVEAQQLVQQASDQFFDFMEKRFQPDVAIRMSADSVEKHRDRIHSAIEKIKRKPKAWKANAEKELRRLAPDLIVSQDASVLFQLLDSIDTRMRNASEIMLPALRRTLQGFTRRADIIIRQLSYLHSQKHNDIVGLCKELSELDEATYNQRLQQAGDALASLHLGFIDPAQVRLREQRSQRVVHSRMVELDDPDAATLRELATQQLLEKAFNINGGALRDYLRDALGASRRIDNRDLPINNARDLLALSHVIELGSADHAANGFRLRITPTDPITDEHYFVRRDGFLLELEHDEPSTATTRPE
- a CDS encoding DNA-binding protein — encoded protein: MGEYEFTLRYLLPTGLPAEVLEQRLFEGGCADALLGLGQKGRLTLAFTRPAPTAKAAVISALRDVVASLPEGRLVEVGPDWVGMKELAFLLKCSHEYLVSLIGDNVATFPLPLHAGKAGLWHLAEVLGWFAEHQGKAVDECLREVAIFNRTFNVAKDFRLLDTAQRQQMVLLAGVASAEE
- a CDS encoding YicC/YloC family endoribonuclease; this encodes MICSMTAFARADRHLEGFSLAWEIKSVNHRYLEVSPRLPDTLRALENGAREKCRQALARGKVEITLRYQLIESDVELELNEPLVKKLSDVSRRVGDLVQHSGQVNPMEILRYPGVLSTRELDVELLQKEALTLLDDALKALIDTRAREGEQLGKLIIDRLDGIMTQVDIVKAAIPRIKEAQRERLRKRIQDVVESPDPDRLEQELVMQAQKMDVDEELDRLVTHVSEVRRIVKKGGHIGRRLDFLMQELNREANTLASKSVDSETTAAAVELKVLIEQMREQIQNIE
- the rph gene encoding ribonuclease PH; translated protein: MRPSGRANDELRELSFTRDYTVHAEGSVLVAFGNTKVLCTASVEEGVPRFLKGKGQGWLTAEYGMLPRSTHTRSGREASRGKQGGRTLEIQRLIGRSLRAAVDLSKLGERTIYLDCDVLQADGGTRTASISGACVALVDAFTHLLETKKIKDDPLNGLVGAVSVGVYKDTPVLDLDYAEDSNAGTDMNVVMTQQGGFIEIQGSAEGAPFTREQSDTLLGLAEKGINEIIKAQQDALGW
- the pyrE gene encoding orotate phosphoribosyltransferase, yielding MKNYKKHFLRFAQEREALKFGEFTLKSGRTSPYFFNAGTFNTGEALARLGRYYADAIMASGRKYDMLFGPAYKGIPLVAAVSVALAEHHGQDLPWAFNRKEAKDHGEGGWLVGAPLQGRVLVIDDVITAGTAIREVAALFEKTEATMAGVMVALDRQECGNGEPSAEGKGLSAIQEVEKTLGVPVGSIVSMGDIIDWLEQLPDSEDRVMQMRAYRGRYGVE
- the slmA gene encoding nucleoid occlusion factor SlmA, with protein sequence MTEKKPSRKEQILQSLAHMLEAGPGGRITTAGLAREVGVSEAALYRHFPSKAKMFEGLISFIEDAIFSRINRITEEGNATSQVEQILTLMLAFTERNPGITRLLTGDALTGENERLHQRIQQFYDRVENQVKQVLRDAEFKEGLRTIATPTITANLLLAVVEGRIAQFVRSGFKQKPSQDWPAQWELLVPTLFR
- the argB gene encoding acetylglutamate kinase; the protein is MDTTSAHDIARVLIEALPYIQRFAGTTVVIKYGGNAMENDELKNSFARDVVMMKQVGINPVIVHGGGPQIGSLLERLGKESKFIQGMRVTDRETMDVVQMVLGGLVNKDIVNLIQHNGGQAIGLTGKDGRLIKARKMLLKAQDEDNPALKTSEIIDIGHVGEVQGIDTKIIDLIAGSDFIPVIAPIGVDDDGISYNINADLVAGKVAEVLRAEKLILLTNVAGLKDKQGKVLTGLTADRVNELINDGTIHGGMLPKIGCALEAVQNGVHTSHIIDGRVSHAVLLEILTDKGIGTLISKD